The candidate division WOR-3 bacterium DNA segment CTTGAGTCGTCTTAACTTGTTGGAAGTGAAAACATCAATACCAAGGCGCACAGCCAAGTATACTCGATTATAGGCCCGATGTCAAGCATTTTCCACGCTCTATTATAATAAATAGGTTTAATATTTTTTAATAACTAATGTAATTCAAAAAGTTTTCCTGATTTTGTAAAGTGGATTATAATAAATAACCCAGGATTAATTCCTCTATAAATACAATAGAAACCGATTCTTACACCCTTGACTTATCTTCTAAAAGTATTATAATGCTCTGTGTTTCAGCTCTTTATCTCAGCCATTACGTTCTTGATAATCGATCAAAACATCCTGCTTCAGGAGAGTTTTACCGATGTTCAATTTCCACCGGTAAACTGGGACACCCTCTCTTCTGATTCAACAATGGTTCCCTGGTATCGCTACAACTACACCGGTGCCGCCGGCCCGGATTCGTTCCAGGCACGCTGTCGTGTCTATGACGCCTCAAACCCCGAACGTCAGGGCTGGACCTTTTTGAAAACACCCCGCATCGACCTGAACTTCTATACCGGACCTGAAAGCCTCTTTTTCTGGTACAGATTTTCCCAAGGTTCAAATAATCTCGGTCCCGACGACACCCTCTTCATTGAAATCACGAACAACGATACTGTCTGGTCTGCTCTCCTTAAACTGAGCCAGGGCGCTGACACCAATGTCTGGCAAATCGCCCGGATAGATCTTTCTCCGTATGATTCCTGTACTGACGCCCGTATCCGTTTCTTTTACCGCGATCAACCGAATGATACACTCGGGCAGTGGAACGCCAATTTCTGGCTCGATTCTGTAAAGATCATTTCTTATTCAACCGATACCATTCCGCCCGGCGCAGTTACTGATTTAAACTGTATCGATGTCGGAGCCGACTACGTCTGTCTGCAATGGACCGCGCCGGGTGACGACGGCTATACGGGAAGAGCAACCTGTTATGACATCAGGTACGCGGACTTTCCGATCACCGCTTCCAACTTTTATTCGGCGGTGGAATGTAATGGAGAACCGCCTCCTTCTGTGGCAGGACAGACAGACTCTTTCACCGTAACTCCGCTTTCTTCGGGTGTTCAATATTATTTTGCCTTAAAGACCGCGGATGAAGTTATGAACTGGTCATCCATTTCAAATGTTCCGACCTGCACCACCACAACCAACGAAGAGATTCTTCCCATCAGTACGGCGTTCAGGGACTTAGACAGTAATTTCATTCCAGACCTGCTCGATTCCATCGTGACAATCACCGGTGTAATCACGGCGCCGCCGGGTGTGTTTTCAAACCAGGAAGCGTATATTCAGGATACCACCGCTGGTGTTTGTCTGTACGGAAACTTTCCTGAAACACTCGACTACAACGACAGTATTACGGCGACGGGAAGGGTCAGTCAATATTATGGTAAAAATGAACTGGCGGATGTGACCTATTCACTCATCCAGCACAACGCCTCCCCTCCCCAGGCAGTGGAAATCAACGGAACAATGATAAACAGTGAAAGATATGAAGGGTCTCTTGTTAAATTGAAGATCGCATTTATCGACGCCTTTCTCTTTGAAGGCAACAGGATCTATAATGCGTGGGATTCATTGAACACCGCTTTTTCCGTATGGATCGACTCATATACGAACATCCCGGGTGCCCTGGCACCGCTCGATACCTTCACTCTCACCGGCATAAAAGGGCAGTATTCCAGTTCAACTCCGCCGAACAACGGTTATCAGCTTATGCCGCGTGATACTGCGGACTTCTCCCACCTACTGGTAATGCCGCCGTTGCTTTCGATTTCAGAAATACAGAAACCAGGACACGACGGCGTGAGCTCCATATATCTGGACAGTATCGTCGTGGTCCAGGGAGTTGTCACGGGCCCTGATTATATCTTCAACACGGGAAACAGAAATTTTTATATCCAGGATGAAACAGGCGGCGTCAATATCTATGATGTTGATGGAGATTCCCTGTTTGAAAAATACGTCGATACCCTGGGTGCCGTTTTCCAGGTCATCGGTACGGTTACTGAATACAACGGAGTTACTGAAATCAGCGGCGGGTATGCCTGGTTTAAAGGATTTGATACACTTCCTCGCCCGCGTGAACTGCCGGTGAATCACCTGCTGACTGAATCGATGGAAGGCGGGCTCATAAAGTTCAACGGTGTGGTCAAAACACCTCCTTATAAGACCGGTGATGGATATAATATCGACATATTGAACGGCGAGGCCGGGATTACCGTCAGATTCACGAATAATACAGGAATCAATCCCGTTTCCATAACAAAGGATGAAGAAAGGGTAATAACCGGTATTGTAGGGCAATATGATTATGAGGAACCGTATACTTCAGGTTACCAAGTTCTTGTCCGATTTCCCGGTGATTTGAATATTGCGGAATCTGATTCCGCAAGTTCAAAACCGCTCCTGTTTCTCTCTGGTGATAAAACATTTATTCCGGAAATCGGTGAGCAGGCAGAGATCAGAATAAACGCTCCTCTCGACAACCGGCTCGAGCTCACTGTATATGATATGACCTATCGTAAAATAAAGGTTCTGTACAGCGGCGCCGGCGGCTCTCATACTATCCACTGGGATGGAAAAGACGAATATGGAAAGGTCTGCAGACTCGGGATCTACCTCCTTGTGCTCAAGGCGACAGCACCTGACGCTGCAACAGCATATGAACGGACTCTGGTTGTCATAGGAACCCGATAGAGTATGAATATCCTCATCTTCATATTCATTCTGCCGCAGGCATTCGAACGGTATTCCGCATCGGCGTCTGCCGCAGGCCTCGCCTATGCACTCACTGCGTCAGCTCGCACCACAGAAGCCGTCCGTTTCAACCCCGCCGGTCTCTCATCCATACACAAGAACCATCTCGGAGTGGGATATGAACATCTTCTCAGCGGAATCGAAGGACTTCACAATATCAACTTCACCCTCGCCCGCCCATTTTTCTTCGGAGGACTCGGTTTGGAGATCAGTGAAACCGGTTTTTCCGAACAGAAGGAACAGGCGGTCACCTGTGCGTGGGGAATCGGATTGAACAAAGAATTTAAATTCGGCTGCAGCGCGGACCTGTATTTAATCAACAACGCACGGACCGGTACTTCGTTTTCTTATGGTCTGAATGTCGGTCTTCAGGGCAGGGTGAGTAAAAAATGGCTGCTCGGATTCTACGGTAGAAATTTGAATCGACCGCAGTTCGGCGGGAGTGACCGGGGAACTCTTCCGTATGAACTGCGCGCCGGTTTCGGCTACACTCCTTTTGAAGATATAATTTCGGAATTTGATCTTTCAATGTATGAAGATATTTTCAGAATACACCTCGGAACGAGATTCGCATTATTCGACTTCCTGAATATAGGGGTCGGTGTGAGAACCGGACCCACTGTACTCTCGTCCGGGTTGGGTTTGGAATACAAATTTCTAAAAATCGATTACGGCGTCGAGTATGTCTCTGAGCTTCCGCTGACCCACATCATCACCTTAAACTTCGAATTCTGATATGTTCCTTTTCATTTTTCTGATATCGATTCTCGACATAAACAGAGCACCGCTCAACGATTTTTTCAAATTACCGGTGGATTCAACAATCGCGCGCCGCATATACGAATACAGAGAATTATACGGAAACTTCACAAGCATCTACGAGTTGAGAAAGATCGAAGGTATCGACGGTGAACTTTTTGAAAAATTGAAGCCGCTCATCAAAGTTACTGTTCCGTTTCCTGAAAGAAGTGAATGGGCTTCAATAATAAACGAACAGAAAAAACTCGCCCGTGAAGAACCACCGTCAAAGGCGGCGATCGACAAATGGGAAGAATTGTTAAGGACACCGATATATATAAATGAAGCTACTTTCGAACAACTCGTTATGCTCGACAGGATGACTCCGATCGACGCCGCCGCGGTCATAAAGCACCTGAACCGCCGTCCCATCCACACCAGCCGTGACCTTCGGCAGACAAAGTTTCTTTCGCATTATGCCTATGGCTCCTTGAAACGATACCTGACCTTCAAAAAAAGTCCTCTTCCGACAAAACCTGTGGGAAGTCTACGTCTGAAACTGGACAATCAAAATTGCCTCGATATTGGAGAAGAAAACAACTCTGCAACGAGGATCTCCTATCTCGAAAGTGCACTTGAAGATATCAACGACACAAAAACCGTCCTTAAGACGCGATATGACTGGAGCGAAGAAGACTGTCAGATTCTTGAGAATCGTTTGATTGAAGAACTGGATACTTTGAAGAACACGACCGCCGGGCCCAGCATCACCTGCCGTTTAAAAGCCAATTATCGAAAACGATTACGTTTCGGTCTACTCTATGGAGAGAACAACGGTTCGTGTAAAGGATATATCGGTCTGGAAAATATGGGTTTTATCAATCACTTTTATCTTGGAAATTATCGGATTATCTGGGGCGAGGGTTTGATGATCGACAACTGCGGCGAATATCGGGCACGCCTCTATTCACGTTCAACCGGGCTCTTCGGTGATCTTACTGAAAAGAACGCCTACGAACTGATGGGAGCTGCAGGCGATTTCTCCCTTCAATTGAGCCGGCCAATGCTGGGAGGGATCGAACTTCAACCTTCTTTTTTCTATTCAACGACGGTGCGCGACGCCGTCGTCAATCCGAATCAAACAATCTGGCGCGTCTGCCCGGTTTCATCACCGTACCGTGAATTTCACGATCAGGTTAATGAAGAGACATACGGTGCCAGTCTTAAATTCCTCCCTTTTAAAGAGAAAAATCCAGGAACCACAGTCGGTATTGAAGCTTTAACAACAATTTATAATAAAAGTTTTGACCCCGACGTCCGCTGGGTCGACATCCCTTTTGATAAATACGATCCAGTGTTCTATCCTGAAATCACCGCATTGTCAAACGACAGTACACGTTCTTTTTACGGTTTCACTTTTTTGTTGCCGGTCGCAAATACCTTTGTATCGGGTGAATACGTAAGACAATATAATACCCACAAACCGGCGAACGCCTATCTTGTCAAAGGACGTATTCAGTATAATTACCTCTTCCTCAATCTTCTGTTCAGACACTATGACGTCGATTATGATGCACCCTTCAACAGAGGATTTTCCGAATACCGGCGTTTTGACGACACCCCATTTGAAAAACCATATGCACTGGTCGATCCTGAATATGTGACCGTTTATGAAGACCCCTGTCCAAAACCGGAAGAAGGCGTCTATCTTGAGATGCGTTATCAACTGACCCGTAATATAACCATTACGAGGGCATACATCGATATCTTCAAAAATCTGGCGCATAATTTAAACAATCGAAGACTCTTTTTTGAGTTTGAACTCCAACCGGTATGGAAGGTGCGCA contains these protein-coding regions:
- a CDS encoding helix-hairpin-helix domain-containing protein — translated: MFLFIFLISILDINRAPLNDFFKLPVDSTIARRIYEYRELYGNFTSIYELRKIEGIDGELFEKLKPLIKVTVPFPERSEWASIINEQKKLAREEPPSKAAIDKWEELLRTPIYINEATFEQLVMLDRMTPIDAAAVIKHLNRRPIHTSRDLRQTKFLSHYAYGSLKRYLTFKKSPLPTKPVGSLRLKLDNQNCLDIGEENNSATRISYLESALEDINDTKTVLKTRYDWSEEDCQILENRLIEELDTLKNTTAGPSITCRLKANYRKRLRFGLLYGENNGSCKGYIGLENMGFINHFYLGNYRIIWGEGLMIDNCGEYRARLYSRSTGLFGDLTEKNAYELMGAAGDFSLQLSRPMLGGIELQPSFFYSTTVRDAVVNPNQTIWRVCPVSSPYREFHDQVNEETYGASLKFLPFKEKNPGTTVGIEALTTIYNKSFDPDVRWVDIPFDKYDPVFYPEITALSNDSTRSFYGFTFLLPVANTFVSGEYVRQYNTHKPANAYLVKGRIQYNYLFLNLLFRHYDVDYDAPFNRGFSEYRRFDDTPFEKPYALVDPEYVTVYEDPCPKPEEGVYLEMRYQLTRNITITRAYIDIFKNLAHNLNNRRLFFEFELQPVWKVRIRFSQKNIYKHLPKPINPSVSNTDESTVKVFFLLSDLDALRLETRYGNVDLTATDGDDLTLNGGFLACTYTHNIIKSFTLEGGIAAWWTDGMSQWIFEDVGIDFLDGYGMKYYIVTTQKVGDILLRLKLSQKFTRIPHTGLYNDAGIYYPDMPGIPVDDFTNNEHLTKVNLQIEYFF